TGctaaaatgtaaatgagacacttgatttttacatggttcgatcataAATTGATTTACATCCATGATTTTTCACTAGAAATTTGTTGTGTTTACATATATCTCCATTAAAGAGTTTTTAgagctctagatctagtttttggtGATGGGGGAAGCAGAAGGTGATAATAGAGAAAAATAAATCTGATCACTTTCTCTCTATTATCCTTTTTCTTTAAATACTAGAGTAGAAATGAATTTACAATTGTACCCTTTGCTTACTAATTAAGCCAACTAGGTTAAGATGGGGAGTATTCTATCCTAGGGATGTTAAGTTACATATGCTTTTATTTGGCCTTGTATGCTTGGTAGCTGATTCTTCATGTTGGTGGAGAAGCGATGAAATGTCGTGTTACATTGTAATGAGCTAAATTttaaccgatcaaaaaaaaaaatgagctaAATTTTGACGAGGTGGCATTTGTTTCGTACACATTGTAGGTGTCCGCGAAATACGGGGCAAGCGAGATATCTTCATTAGTAAGTCTACCAAGTTTCTTTTTTGCAAGCTTTGATcatgaaaattggttttgatGATTTTCTTCCAAAGTTCATATTTTTTCATTCTTGTGCGAGGTGGATTGCAAGTGATGGCTTGAGCTTTGGTGATGATATCCTTGTGATGATGTGGCCTTTGATAATGAGTTGGTGGTATCATTGTCCTCCTTTATACTGCCTCAGTTGTAGTTCTTCTTCGCATGTGATGGCATAGTGGCTTTCATTTGAGTGAGAAGATTGTGCATTTCTTTGATGATGTCATTATATTCGCTTTGCTTCAGCTTTTGTATGATATTCATTCACTTGTCACTTTGAAAAAATTTGTGTGGAATGTAAAACCCATTTCTTGCATATGTATGCCTCCTTTTGCTTTGATAGTTGAAGGAACTTAAGCTATCCGAAGTAAAAGTAATATGCTGCCTCTTTCTTGCTTTTGCCCTTGTTTCTTCCCTTGTTTTGCTTCTGGTATTATTATATGATTttcctcttgtattcattattcaTTATTTCTTAAGTAATCCTAGTCGAGGTCTTATTGCACCCCGCCCTATCTTTCTCGAGCCTTAATTATCTCGACGAGGTTTCAGGCGCTCATCATTTTCGCGAATAATGATCCGTCAACCTCGTCTTAGCTGTCGTATTGTTACCTCGTCAGGATATTtcgcgacaatatgataggcctagcTATTCCCATGAATAGTAGCTCCACGATATTGCTGTCTTTTTTGGTTACgcagctccctaatctggagggtgtcGTCTCTTTATACTCCCCTGACTTCTCCTTCAAAgaagttaaccctaacatgcatgttgattTCTTCCCATCCAATTATCacaacaatcagttgttttcgtgacttcttatcccttCGTCTATATGACTGATGGTTACGAAGTCACACTCTAGGTGAGGTTTCTCAATATAATTAAACATGTTTTTTCCCTTGTGAGTCGCTAATAGTGTTGGATCTTGTGTATATAAACATGTTCTTGATTTCCCACGATCGATTTCGTTACTAAGGCTTAAGGTGCTTCAGCTTACCTAATCTGTACCATAGACGtcctagataaaaaaaaaagaaaaaaaaaatatttagagaAATGTACATCTCAGGGCTTTGGTCCTGACGTGATGGCTTTTTCTGCTATAGGGGAATTGAGTCGTCATTTAAAAAGggattggagcccagcttgttgttaGACTTCCATGTAactcttttaatattttttcttctcctgatgaataattttgtttccttaaaaaaaaaggtaaaaaccCTTCAAAAAGAGGCTCTCAAGCGTTtggcaaaagaaagaaagaaagaaaaaaacgacGAATCTGAAACCCAtgattatgaagaaaaaaaaattaaacctttcGACTACGAAAAGCGGCATTTAAGCCtttgataaaaaataaagaagaaaaaagaggctCTCTAGCCATTGAGAAAATATAAAGAGGGGAGAAATCCTTCATCTCTCAAAAGCCGCTCTTAAGcctttgaaaaaaagaaagaaagtaatAGAAGCTCTTAAACCCTTGAAAAAGAAACTAACAAAAAATAAATTGAGGATGCCGTCGCTCGGAAAAGAACTAAAAAAGAACCAAATATTTAGATAAATGTACATCTAAGGGCTTTGGTCTTGGCGTGTTGGCTTTTTCTACTTTGGGGAAGTTGGGTTGTCATTTAAAAGAGATTGGAGCCAGCTTGTGACTAGGCTTCCATCtaactcttaaaaaaaaaaagaaaacttcaaCTCAAAAGAGGAACGATTttctagggaccatggttttttgaggggaccatggttttattaggtcaccttccctatagttataaggggtgtcctaaagcattgaaatgactaacctacccttaacctaatttaatttaaaaccaacccaattaccaccaccaccactacctccgattatcaccaccaccaaccaccgattaccaccaccacctccgattatcaccaccaccaatatatataacttaatttaaaacattaacaaagatattctcacaaacccattacttgtcattcgtttttggttgaataaatgagaaataatcattaaaatgagttgaaaatggaagttgcagagaggtttaatggagagttttttcagagaaaagttcggttatcacgaattaattttttcttaaccgaactcagagttcagttaactcgcaaaaaaatactttcaaccgaactccttgtattagaacaacacaagtccataagttcggttccttcgcaaaataagaatattaccgaactttagtttacgaaaataatgagaagtccacaagttcggttcgttcgcaaaaatgttaagttttctttgtaaccgaaatctacctttgaaacttcgtagccgaactctacctaattcgccaaaaaataaatttcgtagtaaccgaacgtttgcctaattgcatatatgcatatataagcccagttcggttgattcgcaaaatatgttgaagtttgcgaaccaaccgaacttctaacactaggttacttttaacctgcagttcggttgggaacttggttgcgttgaagtttgcgaactaaccgaacacacaagatgtacccaaataaattgttaagttcaaagttcggttacctaccattttatcctaggtaaccgaacattacattgtacgaccaaaacctccattaacgagcgagatcggtaacctgcgtgtttggaaaatgtaaccgaactacactttcaggtgtgttcggttacatgttcttgacatatggtaaccgaactggcccaaatctacataaaaaatttcatttttttttaaagtttggagcaattcaaccaacattatctaagtttgaagcatacatgggtacccaaatacccttcctccggttgtggttggtaaaatccatcattttcatggtttccttcttcgtcttctctaactttactctctcaataattctacttttaaaaaaaaaaaaccatctgattttttaatctcactaattatctttaacttaatcatctcactaatcattacactaattattattaacactaactaatcaccacccaaaattaatcaggagggtaatttaggcattaatataaatatctagataaggggtgacctagatttacttttaatgtctttacccaaaataaaaccatgatcccaaaaaaatcatggtccccaaaaaatcgttccaaaAGAGGCTCTTAAGCCTTTGacaaaagtgaaaactacagacagACCCATTTTCTTAACTTccaccactgtcaaacccacagacagaaaagttcaggcgcgcacccattttcccgtcaaaaattcgtagcagacccataattttctgaaattttgctcctcagtttttaaaaggccaaactaccATTTTCTTCAAGAgacgaacagagagaagcgagaagaaaaTAATGGTGAACTctgattcttcgtttttaacatttggatCTTTCCCTTTGTCAAATATTTCTCTAGACCACGAAAATAGCTTTCTCTTTGTTaaatcttttcccaaatccttttctgaataatcttctcaataaactagggtttctgtttcaaaatctgcgatttaaatctggggattttgagtttctgttgtctttgattgcacatgcataagatgttatgcatattttttttttactgcataacattTATTTTACTTgtgctacataacaagttatgcatctgcataactggttatgcacattttctttgtattgcataactagttatgcacattttctttgtactgcataactagttatgcattttttttttttgcatctgcagtgatttatgataagcataacctttgatgcatctgcataactagttatgcacattgttATGCAtttgcataactggttatgcacatttatttttgtgccacataacaagttatgcatctgcataactggttatgcatatcttttttgtactgcataacttgttatgcacattttctttgtactgcataactagttatgcatattttttttgcatctgcagtgatttatgataagcataacctttgatgcatctgtataactagttatgcacattgttctgtactgcataatgtcttatgcatctgcataactggttatgcacattttttttgtgccacataacaagttatgcacattttctttgtactgcataactagttatgcacattttttttgtactgcataacttgtaatgcatctgcataactggttatgcacattttttttgtactgcataacttgttatgcacattttctttgtactgcacaactagttatgcatttttttttgcatccgcagtgatttatgataagcataacctttgatgcatctgcataactagttatgcacttttttttgtactgcataacttgttatgcatttgcataactggttatgcacattttcttcgtactacataactagttatgcaatttttttttactgcataacttgttatccacatttatttttgtactgcataacttgttatccaCATTTATTTTTCGTTAACTGAAAGTGAAAGTATCGAAGGAAAATAAAatgttgattttgtttgtgtttgTGTTTCGTTCATTTTTTTCGAAATGTTGTTTCTAGGATTTGTAAACTGTAAGTAGTTTATAGGTTGGTTTTTtagagtatgaaattgattttctaggatttaaatggagaaagaaatttacTCTGCAAATTCGTTACAGAATTTTTGGAGGAGGAGAAAAGAAACCGCTGAGGGTAATAGAGTAACTACACATTTTCTAAAAAACTTTGGGTGTGACAGTATCCAAAATTAATTATGGGCATGAcgttaagaaaataaatttttttgggcCTGCACCTAAGTTCCCCTTGACAAAATAAAGATTGAAACGGCAACTCTTAAGCCcatgataaaaaataaaataaaaatagaaacctttcAACTCTAAAAACCGGCTCTGAAACCTTCgataaaaaataaagtaaaaaaaacGGCTCTCCAACCCTTGGAAAAATATAAAGAGGGTAGAAATCCTTCATCTCTCAAAAACGGCTCTTAAACCTTAGGGTAGAAACCCTTCCTCTTTAAAAAAGACTCAAAACATACTTTGCCAATCTACCCTTCTCGTTTATAGAACCTACCTCACCTCAATATCTTTCCcaactcacataaaccctaaTCGGAATCATTCAAGTTTTGACATAAGATTTTGTGATAAAGAAGGTTGCATTGTGAAACAAAGTTTTAAAGAATGACGACGACGacaacaacaaacaaaaaaaggGAGCTCATCAATTCACATTCCAGCAGGTATCAATCATATTATGCTGACAATGTTTAAGTAATTACTTCTCGCAGTTTCTTTTTCGTCTTACACGCTCATTAACACATAATATCTGTTGGCAGTAAATGTTGGTATGCAATATATCACTGAATGCGCACAAGTATTTATCATACATCAACTTGTACATGAAGTATCATTGGTGATATTGTTGTATCCTCCGAATTCCGTGCTGAAGTTTCTGGTGCAGTCACTTCGAACCTCCGAGAAAATGTGGAATTCATGGATGGGTGATTAATTGCCACATCATAATGCCCATGGAAGAGCAAAGTCTTGAACTCACCATTACTATCAGTTAATCCCTCTGAGATTTGAGGTTTCCACTCATCGATCAGCTTGTCCACTACAACACCAGTTGGAAGGTTGTTGTAATTTTCATCTGTCAAACACATCCGATAACATCCCGTTTCATTCCTTGCTGCCCACAGGACAATCCCCTCAACTGCAGTGTGAGAATGGGCTTCCCTTAGGATCTGCTCCAAGTATGACGCCTGATCCAAAGCAATTCATCAAAATTTGTTATTTCACAAATTTCTGTCTGTATTAACGGTACACATCTGTTTCTAAAATGACAACTCTAAATTATCGAAAATGATATACCTGCATTTCTGTACCGTTCTCTACGCTTACGTCCAATTCTGTAAGCCATATGGGAACTCCTGCTGAAGCAAGAGTATCAAGGGCGGCTCTCACATAAGGAATGTTGGGAGTGCCAAAATGACTCTCTAATCCTATCCCTCTAGGACCCTGATAGAAGTTTCCAATTTCTTGAAGCTTGGCTACATACTGCGCCGGTGACGCTGAGGTATCACCACTCCACTCCAATGTATTGAATTCATTCATGAACAATCTTGTTGCTGGATCTAGCTGGTTTGCCATTTGAAAGAAAACATCTGAAGCATTTGCCCCCAGAATTTGTTCAAAGTACTGAAAATGTAAGTTTTCGTTATTAACATCCCAATTAATAAATTGACCTGAGTATCTCGATACGACAGATTGGAGCCTCTTATATGCTGCATCTTTTATTTCTTCTGGTGAAAGTGAAGGTACCCACTTGGGTTGGTAATCTGGGTCATCCCAGAAGATACAGTGACCTCTAACAGGTATACCGTTTTGTTTTGCAAATGCTAACATGGCATCAGCGTCAGTGTAGTTCTCCACTCCACGGAACCTTTCAGTGGCATACCACTTCAACTCATTCCCGAAAACGGTCACAGAGAACCTAGACAAGAACCAGTTCTGGGCGGCTTGGTTACCTATGATATCCTTATTTATGACACACCCAAATGGGAAGCTTGCTTTGTTTTGCCTAGGCCTGAAGTGGATATTTGCGCCTTGTAGAGTTTCACCCTTTGAATCGATTACATGAACTTTTACATCCCTCTTACGTGCCTGGGTAATATTATATTACAATACATGTACATCAATTGAGAGGGTAACGAACGATGAAccgaaaaatacaaaataaagtatTATCTGAATCTTTGTTTCCATATTAGTTTCATACCTTGTTAATACCTTCGACTTGGTGAGATCTCCATTGCTCTTTAGTAAATGGTTGCAATGAAACATTATCTACCCATATTTCCGCATTTGTATTGTTGCTCTGGAAAATCGATGAATGTGAAGGAGAAATTAGTTAATTAAACTCCATCCTGTTGGCTGAAATTATGCAGGGTTCTGAAGATAAGATGTAAACAAGAACTACATACCTGAAAATAAAGTTCAGCATAGCCAGATGAATCGACAGTGAGGCCACCTTTGAGCATGGACCAACAACCAGATCTAGCAACAGCAGAACCCGCATATGTAAAACCGTCGGTTGTTTTAAAAACAGCCGTTACTGGCCCTTTTCCGTGGCTGACTTGTATCCAAGCTGAAAACCAAAGTTTACAATTTTCTAGTTAAGACTTGACCGTGAAAAATAGAAAATCGGATGATATTGGTAATTTATGGGAACATTTTTCTTGTACCGGAGAAAGCATAGAGGTTTTCCTTATGTAGGTAGATCTTCTGTGAGAAAGTATCATAAGGTTGATTTCTACTGTGAGCGACGATGAAGCTGTTTCCATCCTCTGACGTTTTATGCATTATCTTTCCGCCGTTACCACCAAAAGAAGACCATCCTTT
This is a stretch of genomic DNA from Papaver somniferum cultivar HN1 chromosome 1, ASM357369v1, whole genome shotgun sequence. It encodes these proteins:
- the LOC113311181 gene encoding uncharacterized protein LOC113311181, producing MEIVKAPKALLFILSSIILFAGYTIDALSYDHSATIECLKEPLKPQYSGGIIVNPEFSYGLKGWSSFGGNGGKIMHKTSEDGNSFIVAHSRNQPYDTFSQKIYLHKENLYAFSAWIQVSHGKGPVTAVFKTTDGFTYAGSAVARSGCWSMLKGGLTVDSSGYAELYFQSNNTNAEIWVDNVSLQPFTKEQWRSHQVEGINKARKRDVKVHVIDSKGETLQGANIHFRPRQNKASFPFGCVINKDIIGNQAAQNWFLSRFSVTVFGNELKWYATERFRGVENYTDADAMLAFAKQNGIPVRGHCIFWDDPDYQPKWVPSLSPEEIKDAAYKRLQSVVSRYSGQFINWDVNNENLHFQYFEQILGANASDVFFQMANQLDPATRLFMNEFNTLEWSGDTSASPAQYVAKLQEIGNFYQGPRGIGLESHFGTPNIPYVRAALDTLASAGVPIWLTELDVSVENGTEMQASYLEQILREAHSHTAVEGIVLWAARNETGCYRMCLTDENYNNLPTGVVVDKLIDEWKPQISEGLTDSNGEFKTLLFHGHYDVAINHPSMNSTFSRRFEVTAPETSARNSEDTTISPMILHVQVDV